The Williamsia sp. DF01-3 genome has a window encoding:
- a CDS encoding oxygenase MpaB family protein, with protein sequence MTIAESVSTNTAAPARPRIAAPGEGEDSLINNIDGDIELIPPDSITAELTGHFTFLPVNGAAFVMQVMLPVIGDVVDKYSVFRTDPAGRAIRSVDSVLRWIYGGQEAIEEGKRLRRMHQPLQMKNSQGKHISALNPEAYQWVIATAYPTTIKAGPLLIGREFNAEEKQEIFRDNRRIAKIVQVPMKGYPTTIEEFGEYYEDFVNNKLVAHKVALELIGQMREAPPIPDSVPAALRPAAKKAAKFAMSPVQNLNYLTTVGVMDPRVREILGLTWSDREQRDLERMHAVIRGSYKVLPERLTYFPLAYHARRHHAAIQAMKKRELGGAAYKVGKSHA encoded by the coding sequence ATGACGATTGCCGAGTCCGTTTCCACCAACACTGCCGCGCCGGCACGTCCCCGGATCGCTGCGCCCGGCGAGGGCGAAGATTCTCTGATCAACAACATCGACGGCGACATCGAGCTGATCCCGCCGGACTCGATCACTGCAGAGTTGACCGGACATTTCACGTTCCTGCCGGTCAACGGCGCGGCCTTTGTGATGCAGGTGATGCTCCCTGTGATCGGCGATGTGGTGGACAAGTATTCGGTGTTCCGCACCGACCCGGCCGGGCGCGCGATCCGGTCGGTGGATTCTGTTCTCCGCTGGATCTACGGCGGACAGGAGGCGATCGAAGAAGGCAAGAGGCTGCGCCGGATGCACCAGCCGCTGCAGATGAAGAACTCGCAGGGCAAACACATCAGCGCACTCAATCCCGAGGCGTATCAATGGGTCATCGCCACCGCGTACCCCACCACCATCAAGGCCGGACCACTTCTGATCGGTCGAGAGTTCAACGCCGAAGAGAAGCAGGAGATCTTCCGCGACAATCGTCGCATCGCCAAGATCGTGCAGGTGCCGATGAAGGGGTACCCGACAACGATCGAGGAGTTCGGCGAGTACTACGAAGACTTCGTCAACAACAAGCTGGTCGCGCACAAGGTCGCGCTGGAGCTGATCGGCCAGATGCGCGAAGCGCCCCCGATTCCCGACTCCGTCCCGGCCGCACTGCGACCGGCGGCGAAGAAGGCCGCCAAGTTCGCCATGTCACCGGTTCAGAACCTGAACTACCTGACCACGGTCGGGGTGATGGATCCACGCGTCCGCGAGATTCTCGGCCTCACGTGGAGTGACCGCGAGCAGCGTGACCTCGAGCGGATGCATGCCGTGATCCGTGGTTCGTACAAGGTGCTGCCCGAGCGACTGACCTACTTCCCGCTGGCGTACCACGCCCGCCGCCACCACGCCGCCATCCAGGCGATGAAAAAGCGCGAATTAGGCGGTGCCGCATACAAAGTCGGTAAGTCTCACGCCTGA
- a CDS encoding SDR family oxidoreductase: MHADLIDPADLAVFHRVLDQVTELDADHPDSITVQRAVALMFKRAKRRRKRQAHQTRLDADRKVLAATATGSPDRIDDETAGLPLTGAPGSTAGTLIRPQPCYICKQDYTRVDAFHHQLCPRCAAANRDKRNQHTDLSGRRALLTGGRAKIGMYIALMLLRDGADLTITTRFPKDAARRFARQPDADEWLHRLSIVGIDLRDPAQVTALADSVAAQGPLDILINNAAQTVRRTAGAYSSLADAERAPLTGPAAAVPVLTMGDSSELHPQSLASGGDSDSAAKTLASLAMTAGSAAPARIADGTAIDAGGLLPDLVDSNSWVETVDQVDPLELLEVQLCNSVAPFILLSRLTPALRASTARRKYVVNVSAMEGIFSRGYKGPGHPHTNMAKAALNMLTRTSAGDLYEDGILVTAVDTGWITDERPHTSKIRLAEEGFRAPLDLVDGAARVYDPVVQGEAGIDLYGCFLKDFEPYPW, translated from the coding sequence GTGCACGCCGACCTCATCGATCCCGCCGACCTGGCGGTCTTCCACCGTGTCCTCGACCAGGTGACCGAACTCGACGCAGATCATCCTGATTCGATCACGGTGCAGCGGGCCGTGGCCTTGATGTTCAAGCGAGCCAAGCGGCGCCGCAAGAGACAGGCTCATCAGACCCGTCTCGACGCCGACCGGAAGGTGCTGGCGGCCACCGCGACCGGTTCGCCGGACCGCATCGACGACGAGACCGCCGGCCTACCGCTGACGGGTGCGCCCGGCAGCACCGCCGGAACGCTCATCCGCCCCCAGCCGTGCTACATCTGCAAGCAGGATTACACCCGGGTTGACGCGTTCCACCATCAACTCTGCCCACGATGCGCGGCCGCCAACCGCGACAAACGCAACCAGCACACCGACCTGAGCGGCCGCCGCGCACTTCTCACCGGCGGCAGGGCAAAGATCGGCATGTACATCGCGCTGATGCTGCTCCGCGACGGTGCCGACCTCACCATCACCACCCGGTTCCCCAAGGACGCGGCCCGGCGATTCGCCCGGCAGCCGGATGCGGACGAGTGGCTGCATCGCCTGAGCATCGTCGGTATCGACCTCCGCGATCCCGCACAGGTGACAGCGCTGGCGGATTCTGTTGCGGCGCAAGGACCCCTCGACATCCTCATCAACAACGCCGCACAGACGGTGCGGCGCACCGCCGGCGCGTACAGTTCGCTCGCCGACGCCGAACGAGCACCGCTCACCGGCCCCGCGGCAGCGGTACCGGTGCTGACCATGGGCGACAGCAGTGAGCTGCATCCACAGTCGCTCGCCTCAGGCGGCGATTCGGACTCGGCGGCCAAGACGCTCGCCTCCCTGGCCATGACCGCGGGATCTGCGGCTCCCGCACGCATCGCCGACGGAACCGCCATCGACGCGGGCGGATTGCTGCCCGATCTGGTCGACAGCAACAGCTGGGTGGAGACCGTCGACCAGGTGGACCCGCTGGAGTTGCTGGAAGTCCAGCTGTGCAACAGCGTGGCTCCATTCATCCTGCTGTCACGGCTCACCCCGGCCCTCCGTGCATCGACGGCACGACGCAAGTATGTGGTGAATGTGTCGGCGATGGAGGGCATCTTCTCGCGTGGGTACAAGGGGCCCGGTCATCCTCACACCAACATGGCGAAGGCGGCGCTGAACATGTTGACGCGCACGAGTGCCGGCGACCTCTACGAGGACGGGATCCTGGTGACCGCCGTCGACACCGGGTGGATCACCGACGAACGGCCGCACACAAGCAAGATCCGACTGGCAGAAGAGGGCTTCCGTGCTCCCCTCGACCTCGTCGACGGAGCGGCCCGGGTGTACGACCCTGTGGTGCAGGGCGAAGCCGGTATCGACCTGTACGGCTGTTTCCTCAAAGACTTCGAGCCGTACCCATGGTGA
- a CDS encoding MBL fold metallo-hydrolase: protein MDLDTVICRTCAVEHGSGRPQTCRICADERQYVPPGGQQWASLAELTAEGHHVEINQLEHGLHELRAVPGVGIGQRSKLLCTQAGNLLWDPLGFIDERSVAAVRNRGDVVAIVASHPHMFGVQVEWSHALGRVPVLVADADLEWLARADPVIESWSGDLEVLPGVTLAQPGGHFPGSAVAHWGDGAQGRGVLLSGDTVLPNPDRATVSFMRSYPNRIPLSAAVVDRLARDLGRFRFDRLYGNFAEFIAADAATAVQHSAQRHIGWVRGDFDHLT, encoded by the coding sequence ATGGACCTGGACACGGTGATCTGCCGTACCTGCGCCGTGGAGCACGGCAGTGGGCGACCACAGACATGCCGGATCTGTGCCGACGAACGCCAATACGTACCGCCAGGCGGGCAACAGTGGGCCTCTCTCGCCGAGTTGACGGCGGAAGGTCATCACGTCGAGATCAATCAGCTCGAACACGGGCTCCACGAGCTGCGCGCCGTACCGGGTGTCGGCATCGGTCAGCGGAGCAAGTTGCTGTGCACCCAGGCCGGAAACCTGTTGTGGGACCCCCTCGGTTTCATCGATGAGCGATCGGTTGCCGCGGTACGCAATCGGGGAGATGTGGTGGCCATCGTGGCCAGTCATCCGCACATGTTCGGCGTCCAGGTGGAGTGGAGCCATGCACTGGGGCGGGTACCGGTCCTGGTGGCCGACGCCGATCTCGAGTGGCTGGCCCGGGCAGATCCGGTCATCGAATCGTGGAGCGGTGACCTCGAAGTCCTGCCGGGGGTCACACTCGCGCAACCGGGCGGGCACTTTCCGGGCAGTGCCGTGGCGCATTGGGGCGACGGAGCGCAAGGGCGCGGTGTGCTGCTTTCCGGAGACACCGTGCTGCCCAATCCCGACCGGGCCACGGTGTCCTTCATGCGGAGCTATCCGAACCGCATCCCACTGTCGGCGGCGGTGGTGGACCGGTTGGCCCGAGACCTCGGGAGGTTCCGATTTGATCGCCTGTACGGAAACTTCGCCGAGTTCATCGCCGCCGACGCCGCCACTGCGGTCCAGCACTCGGCGCAACGCCACATCGGTTGGGTGCGGGGTGATTTCGACCATCTGACCTGA
- a CDS encoding nucleoside hydrolase, producing MVTVPLIFDCDTGIDDSLALLYLLAHPAADLRAVLSTGGNVPTDVVCGNNLAWLELCGRDDIEVCLGASGPLAGSLMTTEDTHGPLGVGYAQLPAPTSSPSHRDAADAWIELSEEHSGDLVGLVTGPLTNLALAIRRDPALPTRLRRLVIMGGTFHHPGNTTPTSEWNIAVDPEAAKEVFAAFGMDGAPRPIICPLDLTETIRMTPDHLGRLAALAESSPVEQPGPDDEQGVRSVASNVVIRHLVDAVRFYFEFHEAHAEGYICHMHDPFAAAVALDPAVARTRPACVDVETEGSLTRGTTIADERQFWGRENNADIADATDPELFFDALIERVAAFAVTVQQLHD from the coding sequence GTGGTTACAGTCCCCCTGATCTTCGATTGCGACACGGGTATCGACGACTCGCTGGCCCTGCTCTACCTGCTCGCCCATCCGGCCGCAGACCTGCGGGCTGTCCTGTCGACCGGGGGCAATGTGCCGACGGATGTGGTGTGTGGGAACAACCTGGCGTGGCTCGAACTGTGCGGCCGGGACGACATCGAGGTGTGTCTGGGAGCGTCAGGCCCACTCGCCGGCTCACTGATGACCACCGAGGACACCCACGGGCCGCTCGGGGTCGGTTACGCGCAGTTGCCGGCGCCCACGTCGTCCCCCTCGCACCGCGATGCGGCCGACGCCTGGATCGAACTCAGCGAAGAACACTCGGGTGACCTCGTCGGACTCGTCACCGGGCCCCTGACCAACCTTGCGCTGGCCATCCGACGCGACCCGGCCCTGCCGACCCGACTTCGGCGGCTGGTGATCATGGGCGGGACGTTCCATCACCCCGGTAACACAACGCCCACGTCCGAATGGAACATCGCCGTTGATCCGGAGGCAGCCAAGGAGGTGTTCGCGGCGTTCGGTATGGATGGTGCCCCACGGCCGATCATCTGCCCACTCGATCTCACCGAGACGATCCGGATGACGCCGGACCACCTGGGCCGCCTGGCCGCGCTTGCCGAGTCCAGTCCCGTCGAACAGCCAGGACCCGATGATGAACAGGGGGTCCGGTCGGTTGCGAGCAATGTCGTCATCCGGCATCTCGTCGACGCCGTCCGGTTCTACTTCGAGTTCCACGAGGCCCACGCCGAGGGGTACATCTGCCACATGCACGACCCGTTCGCGGCCGCTGTTGCGCTTGATCCTGCCGTCGCGCGTACCCGGCCTGCGTGCGTGGACGTGGAGACCGAGGGTTCTCTCACACGTGGAACGACCATTGCCGACGAACGGCAGTTCTGGGGTCGGGAGAACAACGCGGACATCGCCGACGCAACCGATCCCGAACTGTTCTTCGACGCGCTCATCGAACGCGTGGCGGCGTTTGCGGTGACGGTGCAGCAGCTACACGACTAG
- a CDS encoding M20/M25/M40 family metallo-hydrolase: MSPDTDTPTATDEVVGLVSRLIRFDTSNTGELETTKGEEECARWVQQQLEDVGYRTEYVESGQPGRGNVFATLPGSDSTRGKLLLHTHLDVVPAEPADWSVHPFSGSVEDGYIWGRGAVDMKDMVGMALALARQFKRDGTVPPRDIVFAFLADEEAGGKWGSHWLVEHRPDLFEGVTEAVGEVGGFSLTVDRPDGGQKRLYLVETAEKGIAWMRLTATATAGHGSFLHDDNAVTILSEAVARLGRHTFPLVMTESVSQFLAAVSEESGLELHPDTPDLETALFKIGSIARIIGATLRDTANPTMLNAGYKANVIPQKATAVVDCRVLPGRQAAFEAEVDALIGPQVTREWVTKLDSYETTFDGDLVDAMNDAILAHDPEGRTVPYMLSGGTDAKAFARLGIRCFGFAPLKLPTDLDFAALFHGIDERVPVESVLFGTDVLEHFLLHS, encoded by the coding sequence GTGAGCCCCGACACCGACACTCCCACCGCAACCGATGAAGTTGTCGGCCTGGTCAGCAGGCTGATCCGCTTCGACACCAGCAACACCGGTGAGCTCGAGACCACCAAGGGCGAGGAAGAATGTGCCCGCTGGGTGCAGCAGCAACTCGAGGACGTGGGCTACCGGACCGAGTATGTCGAATCCGGCCAGCCCGGCCGGGGCAACGTCTTCGCAACCCTGCCAGGCAGCGACTCCACCCGAGGCAAGTTGTTGCTGCACACCCATCTTGATGTCGTACCGGCCGAGCCTGCTGATTGGAGCGTCCATCCGTTCTCCGGGTCTGTCGAGGACGGCTACATCTGGGGCAGGGGCGCGGTCGACATGAAAGACATGGTGGGAATGGCTTTGGCCCTTGCCCGGCAGTTCAAACGCGACGGCACCGTTCCTCCTCGCGACATCGTGTTCGCCTTTCTCGCCGACGAAGAGGCCGGTGGCAAGTGGGGTTCGCACTGGCTGGTGGAACACCGGCCCGATCTCTTCGAAGGGGTCACCGAAGCTGTCGGTGAGGTCGGCGGTTTCTCTCTCACCGTCGACCGGCCCGACGGCGGACAAAAGCGCCTGTATCTCGTCGAGACCGCGGAAAAGGGAATTGCCTGGATGCGGCTGACGGCAACCGCCACAGCCGGCCACGGATCGTTTCTGCACGACGACAACGCCGTCACGATCTTGTCCGAAGCTGTTGCGAGGTTGGGCAGGCACACGTTCCCGTTGGTGATGACCGAATCGGTGTCGCAGTTCTTGGCCGCGGTGTCTGAGGAGTCCGGGCTCGAACTGCACCCGGACACACCGGATCTGGAAACCGCCCTGTTCAAGATCGGCTCGATCGCCAGGATCATCGGAGCAACCCTGCGGGACACGGCCAACCCCACGATGCTCAATGCCGGGTACAAGGCAAACGTCATCCCGCAGAAAGCCACCGCCGTGGTGGACTGCCGGGTCTTACCTGGCCGCCAGGCTGCATTCGAAGCCGAGGTCGACGCCCTCATCGGGCCACAGGTCACCAGGGAATGGGTCACGAAACTCGACTCGTACGAGACCACGTTCGACGGTGACCTCGTCGATGCGATGAATGACGCGATCTTGGCCCACGATCCCGAAGGCCGCACCGTGCCGTACATGCTGTCCGGCGGCACCGATGCCAAAGCTTTTGCGCGCCTTGGTATCCGGTGTTTCGGCTTCGCTCCGCTGAAACTGCCGACCGACCTCGATTTCGCCGCGCTGTTTCATGGGATCGACGAGCGGGTACCGGTGGAGTCGGTTCTGTTCGGTACCGATGTCCTCGAGCACTTCTTGCTCCACAGTTGA
- a CDS encoding DUF664 domain-containing protein, which translates to MAEATLVIIGESLSSMTEILRGLGDELANTRPDLPGANSPYAIVFHCVGVIEHWAGSVIAGLRIPRDRAAEFTAAGRVDDLITRVDDVRARLPEWVDIALREGIRDRTVTGSTRPEAATATAEWVLTHVVRELAQHLGQLELTRDVLRQA; encoded by the coding sequence TTGGCTGAAGCCACTCTGGTGATCATCGGCGAGAGTTTGTCGTCGATGACGGAGATCCTGCGGGGTCTCGGAGACGAGCTGGCCAACACCAGGCCGGATCTGCCGGGCGCCAACAGTCCGTACGCCATCGTGTTCCACTGTGTCGGCGTGATCGAGCACTGGGCGGGCTCGGTGATCGCCGGCCTGAGGATCCCGCGGGACCGCGCCGCCGAGTTCACTGCCGCCGGTCGGGTCGATGACCTGATCACACGGGTCGATGATGTTCGTGCGCGTCTGCCCGAGTGGGTGGATATCGCACTACGCGAAGGGATCCGCGATCGGACTGTCACCGGTTCCACACGCCCCGAGGCCGCAACCGCCACCGCGGAGTGGGTGTTGACACACGTGGTGCGCGAGCTGGCCCAGCACCTCGGCCAGCTCGAACTCACACGCGACGTCCTTCGTCAGGCGTGA
- the scpA gene encoding methylmalonyl-CoA mutase: MTSTQNKSTTAPSGQSVPNSFADVPLTGEAAVAAPGDSDQLVADLARAHGYSTEQVTWTTPEQIDVRPLYTRSDRDAITTDGEHPYPLDTVPGAVPYLRGPYPTMYVNQPWTIRQYAGFSTAAESNAFYRRNLAAGQKGLSVAFDLATHRGYDSDHPRVAGDVGMAGVAIDSILDMRQLFDGIDLGSVSVSMTMNGAVLPILALYVVAAEEQGVPPEKLAGTIQNDILKEFMVRNTYIYPPKPSMRIISNIFEYTSTKMPRFNSISISGYHIQEAGATADLELAYTLADGVEYIRAGMEAGLDVDKFAPRLSFFWGIGMNFFMEVAKLRAARLIWSELVAKFDPKNAKSLSLRTHSQTSGWSLTAQDAFNNVARTCIEAMAATQGHTQSLHTNALDEALALPTDFSARIARNTQLLLQQESGTTRPIDPWAGSNYVEWLTHELANKARAHIAEVEEAGGMAQAINEGIPKLRIEEAAARTQARIDSGQQPVIGINKYQVDEDQEVEVLKVENSKVRGEQLEKLKTLRANRDSDAVEAALSNLTRAAADDKGGMDNNLMAQMNDRRGALC, from the coding sequence ATGACCAGTACTCAGAACAAGTCGACCACCGCTCCGTCCGGGCAGTCGGTGCCGAACAGTTTCGCCGACGTCCCATTGACGGGAGAGGCTGCGGTCGCCGCACCGGGAGACAGCGATCAACTCGTGGCCGATCTCGCTCGGGCACACGGCTATTCGACCGAGCAGGTCACGTGGACCACCCCCGAGCAGATCGACGTCCGCCCGTTGTACACCCGCTCGGACCGTGATGCCATCACCACCGACGGCGAGCATCCCTATCCGCTGGACACCGTGCCCGGTGCCGTTCCGTATCTCCGCGGGCCGTACCCGACGATGTACGTGAACCAGCCGTGGACCATCCGGCAGTACGCGGGATTCTCGACCGCCGCAGAGTCCAATGCCTTCTACCGCCGCAATCTCGCTGCCGGCCAGAAGGGCCTGTCGGTCGCCTTCGACCTGGCCACCCACCGCGGTTACGACTCCGACCATCCACGTGTGGCCGGTGATGTCGGGATGGCGGGCGTGGCGATCGACTCCATCCTCGACATGCGCCAGTTGTTCGACGGTATCGATCTGGGGTCGGTGTCGGTGTCGATGACCATGAACGGCGCCGTACTCCCGATCCTGGCGCTGTACGTGGTGGCCGCGGAGGAACAGGGTGTGCCCCCGGAGAAGCTGGCCGGGACCATCCAGAACGACATCCTCAAAGAGTTCATGGTGCGCAACACCTACATCTATCCGCCGAAACCGTCGATGCGCATCATCTCGAACATCTTCGAGTACACCAGCACCAAGATGCCGCGCTTCAACTCGATCTCCATTTCCGGCTACCACATCCAGGAGGCCGGGGCCACAGCCGATCTCGAGCTGGCGTACACCCTCGCCGACGGTGTCGAGTACATCCGGGCGGGCATGGAAGCCGGCCTCGACGTGGACAAGTTCGCACCGCGCCTGTCCTTCTTCTGGGGCATCGGCATGAACTTCTTCATGGAGGTCGCCAAACTCCGGGCCGCCCGCCTGATCTGGAGTGAGCTGGTCGCGAAGTTCGATCCGAAGAACGCCAAATCGCTGTCACTGCGCACACATTCGCAGACATCGGGCTGGTCGCTGACGGCACAGGACGCATTCAACAACGTGGCCAGGACGTGCATCGAGGCAATGGCCGCGACGCAGGGCCACACCCAGTCGCTGCACACCAACGCACTCGACGAGGCCCTCGCGCTGCCCACGGACTTCTCGGCCCGCATCGCGCGTAACACTCAGCTGCTGCTGCAGCAGGAGTCGGGTACCACCCGACCGATCGACCCATGGGCGGGCTCGAATTACGTGGAATGGCTCACGCATGAGCTGGCCAACAAGGCCCGCGCGCACATCGCCGAGGTCGAAGAGGCAGGCGGGATGGCCCAGGCCATCAACGAGGGCATCCCGAAGCTCCGGATCGAGGAGGCGGCTGCCCGCACCCAGGCGCGGATCGATTCGGGTCAGCAGCCCGTCATCGGCATCAACAAATACCAGGTCGACGAGGACCAGGAGGTCGAGGTCCTCAAGGTCGAGAACTCCAAGGTGCGCGGAGAGCAGCTCGAGAAGCTGAAAACCCTTCGCGCGAACCGGGATTCCGACGCGGTCGAGGCTGCGCTGTCAAATCTCACCCGCGCCGCCGCCGACGACAAGGGCGGCATGGACAACAACTTGATGGCACAAATGAACGACAGGCGCGGCGCACTGTGTTAA
- a CDS encoding YncE family protein — protein MNVRGRGLIVAMVVAALVVTGCSDSEETPDVPTITPQTPIAAPAADGSERPAGVVVPVPGAGTALAFCPSTSQLALLSDDGRTILFYPTAGLAPGSAPARTVTLPDRASGFGTFSGGKLQVLVADAMLTVDSADGAITTTDVPGTPLSSLLSSTGETFIGTEGGEILRVDAQGAVTGTIDGLVRADALAEHGGQVVVLDRAQSSVTELDLADDDLGVAIRAGDGATNLTVDHFGRFLTTDTRGGELLAFNGDPLVNRFRYPVAFGPYAVDYDDTHNLAWVSTTGNNKVTAYELSTGTPVQQRQFQTVGQANSMVVDPKTGTVYLLSARGEGLQIIGPDQQ, from the coding sequence ATGAATGTGCGCGGCAGAGGCCTGATCGTGGCAATGGTGGTCGCGGCACTCGTGGTGACGGGTTGCTCGGATTCGGAAGAGACCCCGGACGTCCCGACGATCACCCCGCAGACCCCGATCGCCGCACCCGCGGCAGATGGGTCGGAACGGCCCGCAGGTGTTGTCGTACCGGTACCCGGAGCCGGGACTGCACTGGCGTTCTGCCCGAGCACTTCCCAGCTCGCGCTGCTGTCCGACGACGGGCGGACGATTCTCTTCTACCCCACCGCCGGCCTGGCACCCGGGAGTGCGCCTGCTCGCACAGTCACGTTGCCCGACAGGGCATCCGGGTTCGGGACGTTCAGTGGCGGGAAGCTGCAGGTGCTTGTGGCCGACGCGATGTTGACCGTCGATTCGGCAGACGGCGCGATCACGACCACCGACGTGCCGGGCACCCCGTTGTCGTCGTTGTTGAGCTCGACCGGAGAGACCTTCATCGGTACCGAGGGCGGTGAGATTCTCCGTGTCGATGCCCAAGGCGCGGTCACGGGGACGATCGACGGACTCGTCCGGGCGGATGCACTCGCCGAACACGGTGGGCAGGTGGTTGTTCTCGACCGTGCGCAGTCGTCGGTGACCGAACTCGACTTGGCGGATGACGACCTCGGGGTCGCGATCCGTGCGGGCGACGGTGCGACAAATCTCACGGTGGATCACTTCGGGCGTTTCCTGACCACCGACACCCGCGGAGGCGAGTTGCTGGCGTTCAACGGCGACCCGTTGGTCAACAGGTTCCGCTATCCGGTGGCCTTCGGACCGTACGCCGTAGACTACGACGACACCCACAACCTGGCGTGGGTGAGCACCACCGGAAACAACAAGGTCACCGCCTACGAGTTGTCCACCGGGACCCCGGTTCAGCAACGCCAGTTCCAGACAGTCGGGCAGGCGAACTCGATGGTGGTGGACCCGAAGACGGGAACGGTGTATCTGCTCTCGGCCCGTGGTGAGGGTCTGCAGATCATCGGCCCCGACCAGCAGTGA
- a CDS encoding YbhB/YbcL family Raf kinase inhibitor-like protein: protein MSSYNPYDALPHLPGFTLTSESITDGAPLGKAQVSGIMGAGGEDVSPQLSWSGFPEDTKSFAVTVYDPDAPTASGFWHWAVADIPASVTSLDAGVGDGAEGSLPSGAVTLNNDASAPRFIGAAPPPGHGPHRYFVVVHAVDVESLGLPDGATPAYLGFNLFSHAIGRAVIHGTYEQPAGD, encoded by the coding sequence ATGTCGAGTTACAACCCGTACGACGCACTACCTCACCTGCCCGGTTTCACCCTGACGTCCGAGAGCATCACCGACGGCGCACCGCTCGGCAAGGCGCAGGTCTCCGGGATCATGGGAGCCGGCGGCGAGGACGTCTCGCCTCAGCTCAGCTGGTCCGGCTTCCCAGAGGACACCAAGAGCTTCGCGGTCACCGTCTACGACCCGGATGCTCCCACCGCGTCGGGATTCTGGCATTGGGCAGTCGCGGACATCCCGGCGTCGGTCACGTCGCTCGACGCCGGCGTCGGTGATGGCGCCGAGGGGTCTCTCCCGTCCGGAGCCGTGACCCTCAACAACGACGCTTCGGCGCCGCGGTTCATCGGCGCCGCCCCGCCGCCCGGACACGGCCCGCACCGGTACTTCGTCGTTGTGCACGCAGTGGATGTCGAGAGCCTCGGACTGCCCGATGGTGCGACGCCGGCCTACCTCGGATTCAATCTGTTCAGCCACGCGATCGGACGTGCGGTCATCCACGGCACGTACGAGCAGCCGGCCGGAGACTAG
- a CDS encoding quinone-dependent dihydroorotate dehydrogenase, producing MYPLLLALMFRVPAERIHRVAAAIIILVGRVKPLRLVAGRVLLTHDPVLRSRVFGIDFPAPLGLAAGFDKNAEAIDAWGALGFGFAEIGTVTGAAQPGNPGPRLFRLPADRALINRMGFNNHGAGAAANLLRQRKTTTTMVPIGANIGKTKVVAAEDAVEDYLISARLLGPLADFLVVNVSSPNTPGLRDLQAVASLRPLLAAVQESVDIPVLVKIAPDLVDDDIDDIADLAVELGLAGIVCTNTTISRDGLATPAHEVEAMGAGGLSGAPLADRSLEVLRRLHARVGGKLTLVSVGGIETADQAWERIRAGASLIQGYTGFIYGGPLWAKHIHQGLADRVRAAGYTSITEAVGSAAPRSD from the coding sequence CTGTATCCGCTGCTCCTCGCACTGATGTTCCGTGTGCCGGCAGAGCGGATCCACCGCGTCGCAGCGGCGATCATCATCTTGGTCGGCCGGGTCAAGCCGCTCCGCCTCGTTGCCGGTCGGGTCTTGCTGACCCACGATCCGGTCCTGCGGTCGCGCGTCTTCGGCATCGACTTTCCCGCACCGCTCGGACTGGCGGCGGGATTCGACAAGAACGCGGAAGCGATCGACGCCTGGGGCGCACTCGGTTTCGGATTCGCCGAGATCGGTACGGTCACCGGTGCCGCTCAGCCCGGAAACCCGGGACCTCGGCTGTTCCGTCTGCCAGCCGACCGTGCGCTGATCAACAGGATGGGCTTCAACAATCATGGGGCGGGCGCGGCGGCCAACCTGCTCAGACAACGTAAGACGACAACGACGATGGTGCCCATCGGAGCCAACATCGGCAAGACCAAGGTTGTCGCGGCCGAAGATGCGGTGGAGGACTACCTCATCAGCGCTCGACTACTCGGACCGCTGGCGGACTTCCTCGTCGTGAACGTCAGTTCGCCGAACACGCCGGGCCTGAGGGATCTTCAGGCCGTGGCCTCCCTGCGTCCGCTGCTTGCCGCGGTACAGGAGTCGGTGGACATTCCGGTGCTGGTGAAGATCGCTCCCGACCTGGTCGACGACGACATCGACGACATCGCGGACCTGGCAGTCGAGTTGGGGCTGGCGGGAATCGTCTGCACCAACACCACCATCAGCCGGGACGGGTTGGCCACCCCCGCGCATGAGGTCGAGGCGATGGGCGCAGGCGGGTTGTCGGGCGCTCCGCTCGCAGACCGCTCGCTCGAGGTCCTACGCCGACTGCACGCCCGGGTGGGCGGCAAGTTGACGCTGGTCAGCGTCGGCGGCATCGAGACCGCGGATCAGGCCTGGGAGCGCATCCGGGCCGGTGCCTCGCTGATCCAGGGTTACACCGGCTTCATTTACGGTGGTCCGTTGTGGGCCAAGCACATTCATCAAGGACTGGCCGACAGGGTGCGCGCTGCCGGGTACACGTCGATCACCGAAGCGGTCGGCAGCGCGGCACCCCGGTCCGACTAG